AGGTCCCGCGCGTCCGGAATGTCAATCTTGTTGAGCACCACCACGCGCGGCCGGTCCTCCAGGCCGCCGTACGCCGCGAGCTCCGCCTCCAGCGTCTCGATGTCGCTGAGCGGGTCGCGCTCGGTCTCCAGCGCGGCGCAGTCGATCACGTGCGCGAGCACGGCGCAGCGCTCGATGTGCCGGAGGAACTCCAGGCCGAGGCCCTTGCCGGTGGCCGCGCCCGGGATCAGGCCCGGCACGTCCGCCATGGTGAACGTCTTCTCGCCCGCCTGCACCACGCCCAGGTTCGGCACCAGCGTGGTGAACGGGTAGTCCGCGATCTTCGGCTTGGCCGCGGAGACCACCGAGATCAGCGAGGACTTACCGGCCGAGGGGAATCCCACCAGGCCCACGTCCGCGACGCTCTTCAGCTCCAGCACCACGTCGAGCACGTCGCCCGGCTCGCCCAGCTCGGCGAAGCCCGGCACCTTGCGCCGCGAGTTGGCCAGCGACGCGTTGCCGCGCCCGCCCCGACCGCCGCGCGCCGCGTCGAAGCTCGCGTCCGCGCCGATCAGGTCGGCCAGCACCTCGCCCTCGGGCGTCAGCACGACCGTGCCGTCCGGGACCTTCAGCACCAGGTCGCGACCCTTGGCGCCGTCCCGGTTGCCGCCGGCCCCACCCGCGCCGTTCTGCGCCTTGATGTGCGGCCGGAAGTGGAAGTCCAGCAGCGTGTGCACCTGCGGGTCGACGACCAGCTTCACGCTGCCGCCGTGCCCGCCGTCGCCGCCGTCCGGGCCGCCGAGCGGCTTGAACTTCTCCCGGAGGACCGACACGCAGCCGTGGCCGCCGTTCCCCGCCTGCAGGTGCAGCACCACGCGGTCGACAAACGTTGCCACTTCCAGCCCCTTAAAAGATCAAACCCATCCGGGGGTACGCCGAGAGGCGCGCCCGGGTAACTCAAGAGTGCACGACGCCGGTTCATTCCGGTTCGTACGCATATCTTGTGCTAGCAAAAACACAAAGCGGGCCGGGGCACACAGCCCCAGCCCGCTTCGAAAGACCGAGGATCAGGCCTCGACCGGCACGATGCTGACCGTCTTGCGGCCACGCGAGTTGCCGAACTGGACCGACCCGTGGGCCAGCGCGAACAGCGTGTCGTCGCCGCCACGGCCAACCAGGTCACCCGGGTGGAACTTGGTGCCGCGCTGGCGGACCAGGATCTCGCCGGCCTTCACGAC
This genomic window from Catenuloplanes niger contains:
- the obgE gene encoding GTPase ObgE, producing MATFVDRVVLHLQAGNGGHGCVSVLREKFKPLGGPDGGDGGHGGSVKLVVDPQVHTLLDFHFRPHIKAQNGAGGAGGNRDGAKGRDLVLKVPDGTVVLTPEGEVLADLIGADASFDAARGGRGGRGNASLANSRRKVPGFAELGEPGDVLDVVLELKSVADVGLVGFPSAGKSSLISVVSAAKPKIADYPFTTLVPNLGVVQAGEKTFTMADVPGLIPGAATGKGLGLEFLRHIERCAVLAHVIDCAALETERDPLSDIETLEAELAAYGGLEDRPRVVVLNKIDIPDARDLAEIVRPDLEARGYTVFEVSTATREGLRELTFALSKLVDENRLAVAPAEPSRIVIRPVAVDDSGFTVTREHEADPENDEPAHWVLRGPRPERWVRQTNFDNDEAVGYLADRLDRLGVEDALAKAGAEPGDVVRISTWEFEWHPDAGEYLAGPRGTDIRLEEKNHRPTAADRLAARKARRQHTVIPEESAWIATLQSEKAVEDQWS
- the rpmA gene encoding 50S ribosomal protein L27: MAHKKGASSSRNGRDSAAQRLGVKRFGGQVVKAGEILVRQRGTKFHPGDLVGRGGDDTLFALAHGSVQFGNSRGRKTVSIVPVEA